The following coding sequences lie in one Vibrio splendidus genomic window:
- a CDS encoding MFS transporter, translating to MNRNVWLLSLCQALLMTGNILLISVIGLIGKQIAPSVSMITLPVALQFLGLMAATIPASLISGKLGRKRGFSIGNVVGITGASLATYALSQQNFYLFCFATFLLGIGIGFGTLYRFAAIEVCDENARHRAISISMAGGVLAAVLGPNLAIMSQQWSADGLYIGAFASLIGLNILALLILQTIQFPKVSFNSQAPKADPLGVIVKAPNFIGAVFAAMVAYAVMNILMTATPLAMIGCGFDFTKAAGVIEWHVLGMFVPAFFTGSLIEKFGSRMMILAGGILFVVCIAINIHGESIWHFRAALVVLGVGWNFMFIAATGLFSQSYQSQNKAKAQAFNEFIVFGCVTITAMLSGWLESTAGWQNLNIYVLPFVLAVILLFVFSARKSRIQKQPV from the coding sequence ATGAATAGAAATGTTTGGCTGCTCTCACTGTGTCAGGCCTTGTTGATGACGGGTAATATATTACTGATCTCGGTGATTGGCTTGATCGGTAAGCAGATTGCGCCCAGTGTCAGCATGATTACCTTGCCGGTTGCACTGCAGTTTTTGGGTTTAATGGCAGCCACTATTCCTGCGTCTCTAATTTCAGGCAAGTTAGGGAGGAAGCGAGGATTTAGCATTGGTAATGTGGTTGGCATTACAGGGGCTAGCCTTGCGACTTACGCACTGTCTCAGCAAAATTTCTATCTGTTTTGTTTCGCCACGTTCTTACTTGGGATAGGCATAGGTTTTGGCACGCTTTATCGCTTTGCTGCTATCGAAGTGTGTGACGAAAATGCGCGCCACCGTGCGATTTCAATATCAATGGCTGGTGGAGTGTTAGCGGCGGTACTCGGGCCTAACTTAGCGATAATGTCTCAACAATGGTCAGCAGATGGCTTGTACATTGGTGCTTTTGCTTCTTTGATTGGGTTGAACATTCTTGCGTTACTCATTTTACAAACCATTCAGTTTCCTAAAGTCTCTTTTAATAGTCAGGCTCCCAAAGCCGATCCTTTAGGTGTGATCGTTAAAGCGCCGAACTTTATTGGTGCGGTCTTTGCAGCCATGGTTGCTTACGCTGTAATGAACATTTTGATGACTGCAACGCCATTGGCAATGATTGGCTGTGGTTTTGACTTTACTAAAGCTGCTGGCGTGATTGAGTGGCACGTGTTGGGGATGTTTGTACCTGCATTTTTTACCGGATCACTTATCGAGAAGTTTGGCTCAAGAATGATGATCTTGGCGGGCGGGATTCTGTTCGTCGTCTGTATCGCGATTAACATTCATGGCGAATCTATCTGGCACTTCAGAGCTGCTCTAGTTGTGCTTGGTGTGGGTTGGAACTTCATGTTTATCGCGGCAACAGGTTTGTTTAGTCAGTCCTACCAATCGCAGAATAAAGCTAAGGCACAAGCGTTTAATGAATTTATTGTCTTTGGCTGTGTGACTATTACAGCGATGCTCTCTGGCTGGCTAGAATCGACCGCAGGGTGGCAGAACCTCAACATCTACGTATTACCATTCGTGTTAGCTGTTATCTTGCTGTTCGTATTTAGTGCTCGTAAATCGCGTATTCAAAAGCAGCCTGTGTAA